One Candidatus Methylomirabilota bacterium DNA segment encodes these proteins:
- a CDS encoding OsmC family protein produces the protein MYGTLRGALAGRKIEFDRESYTATAEGRIRGIGRTIRITAIHVHYDITLPAAAREAATRTLAVHPEGCPAHQSVKDAIAITWDASLRMDGATVTVRGEDAERAAS, from the coding sequence ATGTACGGCACGCTGCGCGGCGCCCTGGCAGGGCGCAAGATCGAGTTCGACCGCGAGTCGTACACCGCCACCGCGGAAGGCCGCATCCGCGGGATCGGACGCACCATTCGCATCACCGCGATCCACGTGCACTACGACATCACGCTGCCCGCCGCGGCGCGGGAGGCCGCGACCCGGACCCTCGCCGTGCATCCGGAAGGATGCCCCGCGCACCAGAGCGTGAAGGACGCCATCGCAATCACGTGGGACGCCTCGCTGCGCATGGACGGCGCCACCGTGACCGTGCGAGGCGAGGACGCGGAGCGCGCCGCGTCCTGA